The Vulpes lagopus strain Blue_001 chromosome 14, ASM1834538v1, whole genome shotgun sequence genome window below encodes:
- the LOC121475739 gene encoding vacuolar protein sorting-associated protein 29-like — protein sequence MLVLVLGDLHIPHRCNNLPAKFKKLLVPGKIQHILCTGNLCTKESYDYLKTLAGDVHIVRGDFDENLNYPEQKVVTVGQFKIGLIHGHQVIPWGDMASLALLQRQFDVDILMSGHTHKFEAFEHENKFYINPGSATGAYNALETNIMPSFVLMDIQASTVVTYVYQLIGDDVKVE from the coding sequence ATGTTGGTGTTGGTATTAGGAGATCTGCACATCCCACACCGGTGCAACAATTTGCCGGCTAAATTCAAAAAACTGCTGGTGCCAGGAAAGATTCAGCACATTCTCTGTACTGGAAACCTTTGCACCAAAGAGAGTTATGACTATCTCAAGACTCTGGCCGGTGATGTTCATATTGTGAGAGGAGACTTCGATGAGAATCTGAATTATCCAGAACAGAAAGTTGTAACTGTTGGGCAGTTCAAAATTGGTTTGATCCATGGGCATCAAGTTATTCCATGGGGAGACATGGCCAGCTTAGCCCTGTTGCAGAGGCAGTTCGATGTGGACATTCTTATGTcgggacacacacacaaatttgaaGCATTTGagcatgaaaataaattctacatTAACCCAGGTTCTGCCACTGGAGCATATAATGCCTTGGAAACAAACATTATGCCTTCATTTGTGCTGATGGACATCCAGGCTTCTACAGTTGTCACTTATGTGTATCAACTAATTGGAGATGATGTGAAAGTAGAATGA